In the genome of Hemiscyllium ocellatum isolate sHemOce1 chromosome 12, sHemOce1.pat.X.cur, whole genome shotgun sequence, one region contains:
- the LOC132821088 gene encoding cystatin-B-like, with protein MSKHVCGGTSSEKTATPEVQQIACSMKSEIEEKANRTYDVFVVKSYKTQIVSGINYFMKIHVGGDDYIHVKIYEDLPCRSSKKEVSDIKTNKLHTDDLVYF; from the exons ATGAGTAAGCATGTGTGTGGAGGCACTAGCTCTGAGAAAACTGCTACTCCAGAGGTGCAGCAGATCGCTTGTTCG ATGAAATCTGAGATCGAAGAAAAGGCAAACAGAACATATGATGTGTTTGTTGTAAAATCTTATAAGACTCAAATTGTATCTGGGATCAATTATTTCATGAAA ATCCATGTTGGTGGTGATGACTACATACATGTAAAAATATACGAGGATCTTCCTTGCAGGAGTAGCAAAAAGGAAGTATCTGATATCAAGACCAACAAATTACACACTGATGATTTAGTGTACTTTTAA